CCGGGATGACGGCGGTGACCTGGAGCACCGGGGAGTGGTGGTCGCCGACGATGCGGTCGTCGGTGTGCATGGACTGCAGGAGCTTGAGCAGCACCCCCAGCGTGAGCGTCGCCATGGCTGCTCGGATCGATCTGCTCCTGGATGGGGGAGGTGGTGGAACTGACTGTAGAAGTAGAAGAATTGCAGGAGATGTTGAGGTAGGTGGGGAGAAGAAATCGGAGTTTGGGGAGCGATTTGGAAGCATAGTGGCCTGCGTGACTGACGTGAGAGAGAGACGTTGGAGGGTAGCGAGCGAGGAGAGACGGGGCCGTTTCAAATTTCGAACGGCCCGCGTCATTCGCATCTCACTCGAAGTAGGTGTACgtgacaggtggggtccacaTATCAGTTAGTGTACCATTCTCGTTGGGCCATGCTGACTACTAGGCCTTACTTAAGAGGCCCCCAGTTTCAAGTTTTTCGATTTGATGGCCGAATTGTGCAGCAAATGAGTCCAACATATTTCATGCCAAAtggtatatatttttatatgtcATTTGCACACCGCTCCGGCCCCAGCCACACTATCCACgtcggtaaaaaaaatttacagcgTTGGATGGTAAATCAAcatttactccctccttccccgtttataaggcatggtggaacatgacacggtcttctaaacaacactttgaccatttatttatcatatattatatcacttttgattataaacttataatcattgtaaaatatatttgattatgaatccaatcatatgaaatttgcattataaaaataaaaatttaatagtcaaattattggtcaaagatgacaaggtttgaatcttgatatacgtgtatggcttataaacagggaaggagggagtagtattCATCCCATCGTGTCCCAATGTCGAGAGAGTTCTACATCTTTCCTGACGCCTCTGTCTCCTCTTACATCCAGCCCTGCCCGCGTCTTGACCTCCTCCGAGCAAATagtggaggtggtggcggccaCTGCAGACGAAGATGGCGCCTGCGACGGCTAGGACGCGGCGGCAGAGCTCATCGGGCGGTTGCTAAATCTGGTCTGTGCAGCCTCCTCCATGGAGGCCGATCAGCGCGGCGTCCAAGCTGGCATAACCCCTTCCAATCAAAGGGCGACCTCCGTCGGGCCGCCTCTCCACTGCTGCTCCTCGCCGTTCGAGCTGTGGGTGAGCGTCGCCGCCCCACCGCCTTTCTCGCACGCGCGCCGGCTCTACCCCCGCTTGCCTCCCTCGCCaccccgcctcgcgccgccaccggcctcgACGCGGTTGTCGCCGCGCGTCGtgatcgtcgtcgtcatcctcgACGGAGCAGTAGCGGTCTTCGGGGCTGCGCACTTCGCGTTCGCTCGACCTTGCCCCAGCGCGGACCTCCGCATCAGCGGGAGCACCAAGGGGGAGGTCGACGAGCTTTGCCGAGGCGCCACATCCAGATCCACGAGCGCTGGGCTGCCACGGCCGTAGCCATTGTGGCGTCCGTCGCAACTGCCCTGGCCAACCAGCGCCGTCGCGCAAGCAAGGCCGAGCTCTCCGACCTAGCATCCGCCAcgcgcggcgcccgcggcctccTTCTTGGTTGCGTTGCGGAAGAAGGCGTTGAAGGAGTAGGCCACGGCGAGGTCCCCGGACAGCTTCAGCTTGTTGATGGATGAGACGACGAGCGGGTCCGCCCGCTCCTCGTCACAGTCGCCTCGCCacggacgccggcgccggccaccgagCTCAACCCGTCGGCGGCGACGGACCACGCGAGAGGTCATtttctcctttctatttcttCCTTCTTTCATTCCTCTTTCTTGCCCCAACATTCATGCGCATTGCCAGTACTATTTCCTCTGCTACTTGCTCTCCCTCtgctcctctccttcttcctgcaGTGAAGACCGCAAACCTCTGTATCGAACTGACCCTGCAACCTCAACCTCATTCAACACGAGCTCTTCCAGGTACACATCTGTAGCGCCTATTCTTTTGCCCTCTccacttttaattttatttaatcATAGAAGATGTGTTTCATCTCAACATAACAGCGCTCCCAGCAGAGTTGGTATTCCCCTCCACCCTTCGTTTTTGTTATTCTCTTTCTTGAATCTATCTGTAGATACTATTCTGTAGTAGGTGTTCTGGCCAACTCAAACATCTGAACTCTATCATAGCACACACTGATTGTGATAAATAACATGTACTGGCATCAAGCGAAAAATACTTCTCTCACGATTGCATGGTTCTCAATCTCACTGAATCTTTTTTCGTGGATGCTTTTCTCGGCAGGGATTGCCTGAGCCCAAGCTGCAAGTGTTGAAATTTGACAGGAATCCACTTAAAAGATAAGAATGTAGCTTCGATCTGTGATTTGATAGTACATATGCTGAATAAAGAAATCTGGCATGTAGCAGTCTGGTGGTGCCAAAATTACAGGAACACACATGCTGAATAAAGTAATATCAATACAATGTAGTGGCGCTACGTGATAAATCCTTGGAACAAAAAATGTGCATTTGATGAAAGAATTCAAAGGGATAGATACAGTTGACAGATCGTGATGACATTGAAACAAAGCTTATGGATAACACAACATAAGCATTGTTCTGATATAGTACATGAAACATGACCATATCTTTCTGCCTCACCCAGGCCTATATAAGCATTGTTCTGATGTATTATGGCATATATAGTATTTCCCTGGAAAGGTCAGGTACACCAAATAAGTTTCTTATATTTCTACCTCTCTTTCCAAACAATATTTGACTATTTTGGTTCAAGTTTGTTTTACCCAAATAAGTTTCCTACTTTATGGGGCTAGACGTCCTTTATCCACATTGTTATCCAGTGTTGTTCGCTACCTTCTTGGGTCCAAGTAATATGATGTTTTGTTTGCATGCATGTGTGCCTTGAGTTTGAGTATTCTGCACGGGTTAACAGGAATATCTATTAAGACAGCACCTAACATTTTTCGATTGATTTGCCCTTGTATTCACCTGTCAAATTTTACCGTGCTATTGATGCATTCCTATAGCCATTTTTACTCTTCATGAGCATGCCATTGTTATAATGTCATTCTCCTGGTCACAATGGCTCGATTTTGTTAGCTACAGCATAAGACGGAATTGATACTTAAAATTATAACCtcatactctctctctctctctctctctctctattttgTATCGATGCTATTTTGGACGAACATGATT
This genomic interval from Panicum virgatum strain AP13 chromosome 8K, P.virgatum_v5, whole genome shotgun sequence contains the following:
- the LOC120643450 gene encoding uncharacterized protein LOC120643450 isoform X2, coding for MDETTSGSARSSSQSPRHGRRRRPPSSTRRRRRTTREVIFSFLFLPSFIPLSCPNIHAHCQYYFLCYLLSLCSSPSSCSEDRKPLYRTDPATSTSFNTSSSRCTVTQIKAILPIIFHRMEATCFACGQTVILYCKISGSSPNSNANKAAGSCCDAASDHTCVSARLGATRFSSSFGGQSEEESATEIERSQQHSSACE
- the LOC120643450 gene encoding uncharacterized protein LOC120643450 isoform X1; the protein is MDETTSGSARSSSQSPRHGRRRRPPSSTRRRRRTTREVIFSFLFLPSFIPLSCPNIHAHCQYYFLCYLLSLCSSPSSCSEDRKPLYRTDPATSTSFNTSSSRCTVTQIKAILPIIFHRMEATCFACGQTVILYCKISGSSPNSNANKLTLQAAGSCCDAASDHTCVSARLGATRFSSSFGGQSEEESATEIERSQQHSSACE